One segment of Thermosinus carboxydivorans Nor1 DNA contains the following:
- a CDS encoding aldo/keto reductase, which translates to MRKRRLGRTGLEVTEISFGALPIQRCTMEEAGPILHAALDAGINFIDTARAYTDSEAKIGQHIAGRRREFYLASKSMARDKEAMARDIDLSLKTMRTDYIDLYQLHNIKTRADFDAVMAPGGALEALREARAAGKIGHIGITGHNVELLAEAIKTGEFSTVQFPFNFIETKALAELFPLARSLDIGCIVMKPLGGGQVKNVELALRYVLEQDNAIAIPGMDRIEQVEQNVQVAKNFRPLTDEERAVLQAEAQVIGPNFCRRCGYCLPCSAGIDIPQVFIFHLQYVSYGLKEAIPLRYAALKAKASDCTECGACEKRCPYNLAIRERMRQVAKDLG; encoded by the coding sequence ATGAGAAAAAGGCGTCTGGGCCGAACCGGGCTGGAAGTTACAGAAATTAGTTTTGGGGCGTTGCCTATCCAGCGCTGTACGATGGAAGAGGCCGGGCCGATATTGCATGCTGCCTTGGATGCGGGGATTAATTTCATTGATACGGCGCGTGCTTATACCGATAGCGAGGCCAAAATCGGGCAGCATATTGCCGGCCGCCGGCGCGAGTTTTATCTGGCAAGCAAGAGTATGGCCCGCGATAAGGAAGCTATGGCCAGGGACATTGATCTTAGTCTGAAGACAATGCGGACGGATTATATTGATCTGTACCAGCTACATAATATTAAGACCCGGGCTGATTTTGACGCGGTTATGGCTCCCGGCGGCGCCCTTGAGGCACTTAGGGAAGCCCGCGCAGCCGGGAAAATTGGCCATATTGGTATAACCGGGCACAACGTGGAGCTTTTGGCGGAAGCAATAAAAACCGGTGAGTTCAGCACGGTGCAATTTCCGTTTAACTTTATCGAGACCAAGGCGCTTGCGGAGCTTTTTCCGCTGGCCAGGTCGCTGGATATTGGCTGTATAGTTATGAAACCGCTGGGCGGCGGTCAGGTTAAAAATGTTGAGCTTGCCCTCAGATATGTTCTTGAGCAGGACAACGCCATCGCCATTCCCGGCATGGACAGGATTGAACAAGTCGAACAGAATGTACAAGTGGCGAAGAATTTCAGGCCGCTTACGGATGAGGAACGCGCCGTACTCCAAGCGGAAGCCCAAGTTATCGGGCCCAATTTCTGCCGGCGCTGCGGTTACTGTTTGCCATGTTCGGCAGGGATTGATATTCCGCAAGTGTTTATTTTCCACTTGCAATATGTATCCTACGGACTAAAAGAGGCTATCCCTCTACGTTATGCGGCGTTGAAAGCGAAAGCTTCGGATTGCACCGAGTGCGGCGCATGCGAAAAGCGATGCCCGTATAACCTGGCAATCCGCGAGCGCATGCGCCAGGTGGCTAAAGATTTAGGCTAA
- a CDS encoding zinc ribbon domain-containing protein, protein MQTITLKIKLLSPNKGKLEKMVRMLEIYHQACSWFLAQAEALNTASRAVLNRETYKQASGLFDLNRGTLQCAMLKALSARRSYLSRKQRGKKASLPKFETMVPVMVRQDCYSLHQLPSGTWVIKFPVSSGRSQIAVPIAASLYHARKLIDLARGVRGSKKFNRMLSGWNFKELASFIEYKAALAGVLVFYVDPKETSKTCPKCGNVSRCNRKTQGWFKCIKCGYQSDADRVGALNIAAKALNALGA, encoded by the coding sequence ATGCAAACTATAACTCTTAAAATAAAACTCCTGTCTCCCAACAAAGGTAAGCTGGAGAAAATGGTCCGGATGCTGGAGATCTACCACCAGGCGTGCTCCTGGTTCCTGGCTCAGGCCGAAGCACTCAATACTGCCAGCCGAGCAGTGCTCAACCGTGAAACTTATAAGCAGGCTTCGGGATTATTCGACCTAAATCGAGGTACGCTCCAGTGCGCCATGCTTAAAGCCTTGTCTGCCAGGCGCTCCTACCTTTCCCGCAAGCAAAGGGGTAAAAAGGCTAGTCTGCCTAAGTTTGAGACAATGGTTCCGGTAATGGTGCGGCAGGACTGCTACTCTCTCCACCAGCTCCCTTCCGGGACGTGGGTTATTAAATTTCCCGTCTCTTCCGGCAGAAGCCAGATAGCCGTACCTATTGCCGCTTCTTTATATCACGCCAGAAAACTCATAGATTTGGCAAGAGGGGTCAGAGGTTCAAAGAAGTTCAACCGGATGCTGTCCGGCTGGAATTTCAAAGAATTGGCATCTTTTATCGAGTACAAAGCTGCTCTTGCCGGAGTGCTGGTTTTCTACGTTGACCCCAAAGAGACTTCCAAGACTTGTCCGAAGTGCGGGAATGTTTCCCGCTGCAACCGCAAAACGCAGGGTTGGTTCAAATGTATCAAATGTGGCTACCAATCCGATGCGGACAGAGTTGGTGCCTTAAACATTGCCGCCAAAGCGCTCAATGCTCTTGGGGCATGA